A genomic region of Parambassis ranga chromosome 7, fParRan2.1, whole genome shotgun sequence contains the following coding sequences:
- the slc9a8 gene encoding sodium/hydrogen exchanger 8, whose protein sequence is MRGVCLKVLSLSFVLLFVNVCVSGRDERENTLDLHERDDDGGNERDNTLAENEQTSVKQNREDGLASHDPEKDGQSVSKTNDTTDNDSNDTLHSTTTASKPTTPAPPTPKPILPVQTGVKAQEEEQSSGMTIFFSLLVIGICIILVHLLIKFKLHFLPESVAVVSLGILMGGFIKIIEFQELANWKEEEMFRPNMFFLLLLPPIIFESGYSLHKGNFFQNIGSITLFAVIGTAISAFIVGGGIYFLGQADVIYKMTMTDSFAFGSLISAVDPVATIAIFNALNVDPVLNMLVFGESILNDAVSIVLTNTAEGFFSQSDNSMVTGWETFLQALGYFLEMFFGSAALGTLSGLISALFLKHFDLRKTPSLEFGMMIIFAYLPYGLAEGIKLSGIMSILFAGIVMSHYTHHNLSPVTQILMQQTLRTVAFMCETCVFAFLGLSIFSFPHKFEISFVIWCIVLVLLGRAVNIFPLSFLLNFFRDHKITPKMMFIMWFSGLRGAIPYALSLHLGLEPIEKRQLIGTTTIIIVLFTILLLGGGTMPLIRIMDIEDSQSRHKNKKDINLSKTEKMGNTIESEHLSELTEEEYEAHIYHRQDLKGFMWLDAKYLNPFFTRRLTQEDLLHGRIQMKTLTNKWYEEVRQGPSGSEDDDEAELL, encoded by the exons ATGAGAGGCGTTTGTCTGAAAGTTCTGTCGCTTTCCTTTGTGCTGTTATTTGTAAATGTGTGCGTGTCCGGGCGAGATGAAAGGGAAAACACGTTGGACCTGCATGAGAGAGATGACGACGGGGGAAATGAAAGAGATAATACGCTGGCTGAAAATGAACAAACGtcagtaaaacaaaacagagaagaTGGACTCGCTTCCCATGACCCTGAGAAGGACGGGCAGTCTGTCAG CAAGACCAATGACACCACAGACAACGACAGCAATGACACGCTCCACTCTACAACAACTGCTTCCAAGCCAACTACCCCAGCACCCCCGACCCCCAAGCCAATTCTGCCTGTGCAGACCGGTGTCAAGGCCCAAGAAGAAGAGCAGTCCAGTGGGATGACTATATTCTTCAGCCTGCTTGTTATTG GTATCTGCATCATATTGGTGCACCTGCTTATCAAGTTCAAGTTGCATTTTCTTCCAGAAAGTGTGGCTGTTGTGTCCCTTG GGATTCTAATGGGAGGCTTCATTAAGATCATTGAGTTCCAGGAACTGGCCAACTGGAAG gaggagGAAATGTTCCGCCCCAACATGTTCTTCCTTTTGCTTCTGCCACCCATCATCTTTGAATCTGGATACTCCTTACACAAG GGGAACTTCTTCCAGAACATTGGCTCTATTACCCTGTTTGCTGTGATTGGCACAGCTATCTCTGCCTTCATTGTTGGAGGCGGAATCTACTTCCTGGGCCAG gCTGATGTGATTTACAAGATGACCATGACTGATAG TTTTGCCTTTGGCTCACTGATCTCAGCTGTTGACCCTGTAGCTACCATCGCCATATTCAATGCTCTCAATGTGGATCCAGTCCTCAATATGCTGGTGTTTGGGGAGAGCATCCTCAATGATGCTGTCTCTATTGTCCTCACCAA cacTGCAGAAGGTTTCTTTTCACAATCAGACAACTCCATGGTAACGGGCTGGGAGACATTTTTGCAAGCTTTGGGTTATTTCCTGGAAATGTTTTTTGGTTCTGCTGCCTTGGGAACCCTCTCTGGGCTCATCTCAGCTCTT TTTCTGAAACACTTTGACCTGAGGAAGACGCCATCGCTGGAGTTTGGAATGATGATAATCTTTGCTTACCTCCCCTATGGCCTGGCAGAAGGAATCAAACTGTCCG GAATAATGTCTATCCTGTTTGCGGGAATTGTGATGTCTCATTACACCCATCACAACCTGTCTCCTGTCACTCAGATCCTTATGCAGCAGACTCTACGTACAGTGGCCTTTATGTGTG agacgTGTGTTTTTGCCTTCCTTGGCCTCTCCATCTTTAGCTTTCCTCATAAATTTGAAATATCTTTTGTAATCTGGTGCATA GTTTTAGTGCTTCTTGGCCGAGCAGTGAACATCTTCCCTCTATCATTCTTGCTCAACTTTTTCAGAGACCACAAGATCACACCTAAAATGATGTTCATCATGTGGTTTAGTG GTTTGCGAGGGGCCATTCCCTATGCTCTAAGTCTTCATTTGGGCCTGGAACCCATTGAGAAGCGTCAGCTAATcggcaccaccaccatcatcattgTACTCTTTaccatcctcctcctcggtGGCGGTACTATGCCTCTCATCCGGATCATGGATATTGAGGATAGCCAGTCGCGGCATAAGAACAAGAAGGACATCAATCTCAGCAAGACAGAGAAAATG GGTAACACCATTGAGTCAGAACACCTATCAGaactgacagaggaggagtaTGAGGCTCATATCTACCATAGACAAGATCTGAAGGGCTTTATGTGGCTTGATGCTAAGTACCTTAACCCCTTCTTCACTCGCAGGCTCACCCAGGAG GACCTATTACATGGACGGATCCAGATGAAGACGCTAACCAACAAATGGTATGAAGAAGTACGACAAGGACCTTCAGGCTCTGAGGATGACGATGAAGCTGAACTTCTGTAA